Proteins encoded within one genomic window of Aurantiacibacter spongiae:
- the pth gene encoding aminoacyl-tRNA hydrolase encodes MQLWVGLGNPGPRYAMHRHNVGFMALDVIADMHGFGTVQTKFQGWFQEGRIGSDRIALLKPATFMNESGRSVGEAMRFYKIGPDALTVFHDELDLAPFKVKVKQGGGHAGHNGLRSIDSHCGPDFRRVRIGIGHPGSKDRVNGHVLGNYARTEQDDLAQMLGAVAAEADRLAEHDDARFMSDVALRMQD; translated from the coding sequence ATGCAGCTCTGGGTGGGTCTCGGAAATCCCGGTCCGCGCTATGCGATGCACCGGCACAATGTCGGGTTCATGGCACTCGACGTCATCGCCGACATGCACGGCTTCGGTACCGTGCAGACCAAGTTTCAAGGCTGGTTCCAGGAAGGCCGCATCGGCAGCGACAGGATCGCGCTGCTGAAGCCCGCCACCTTCATGAACGAAAGCGGCCGCAGCGTCGGCGAGGCGATGCGCTTCTACAAGATCGGTCCGGACGCGCTGACCGTCTTCCATGACGAACTCGATCTGGCTCCGTTCAAGGTAAAGGTGAAGCAGGGCGGCGGCCATGCCGGGCATAACGGTCTGCGCTCCATCGACAGCCATTGCGGCCCGGACTTCCGGCGCGTACGCATCGGAATCGGTCATCCGGGCAGCAAGGACCGCGTGAACGGGCACGTTCTCGGCAATTACGCCAGGACGGAGCAGGACGATCTCGCGCAGATGCTCGGCGCGGTGGCAGCCGAGGCAGACCGACTGGCCGAGCACGACGATGCCCGCTTCATGAGCGACGTCGCGCTGCGCATGCAGGACTGA
- the gyrA gene encoding DNA gyrase subunit A: MSDDTDTLTPPAAPGEFDRIDIVEEMKTSYLDYAMSVIVSRALPDVRDGLKPVHRRILFAANEGGYVAGRPYRKSALVVGDVMGKYHPHGDSAIYDALARMVQPWSMRVPLVDGQGNFGSMDPDPPAAMRYTESRLARVANSLLDDLDKDTVDFVDNYDGSRQEPSVLPARFPNLLVNGAGGIAVGMATNIPPHNLGEVIDACFAYMDDPGVTAEQLHEIVPGPDFPTAPLILGQSGAKAAYTTGRGSILMRSRHEIERGKGDRESIVLTSIPYQVGKAGLVEKIADAAKERRIEGISDIRDESSRAGVRVVIDLKRDATAEVVLNQLWRHTPAQSSFPANMLAIRGGRPETLDLRDFISSFIAFREQVITRRTKYELNKARDRAHVLLGLVVAVSNLDEVVAMIRGSSNPAIAREKLMAKEWPIGDIAQYIRLVEAIEPTADEESGTYQLSERQVKAILDLRLHRLTALGRDEIGGELEELAERIQYYLSILADRAKLYGVMRDELQEVRDQFATPRLSEIAPAWDGLEDEDLIERDDMVVTVTLDGYIKRTPLSTFRAQNRGGKGRAGMSTKDEDAVSNMFVTSTHNPVLFFSTAGKVYRLKVWRLPEGAANTRGRPIVNLLPSLEKDESIAAVLPLPEDEAAWGSLNVVFATALGNVRRNSMDAFTNIPSNGKFAMRFDEDSKDRLIGVKLLESGDDVLLATRMGKAIRFAGEDVREFVSRTSTGVRGMKFKEAGDEVVSLSILKGGSATPDERDAYLRVAPWKADDDAVPLSDDHRAMAEEEEFILTVCANGYGKLSSAYEYRRAGRGGMGITNIDNIARNGPVVASFTATKADQLMLVTDQAKLIRIGLDSLRVIGRGSAGVRLFNVGRNEHVVSVVRIDEDETPENEAEEAVAEEMAARRGGDDVTSPDTTAHSDGNIEGEPDSG; encoded by the coding sequence GTGAGCGACGACACAGACACCCTTACCCCCCCGGCCGCGCCCGGCGAGTTCGACCGGATCGACATCGTCGAGGAAATGAAGACCAGCTATCTCGATTACGCGATGAGCGTGATCGTGAGCCGCGCGCTGCCCGACGTGCGCGACGGATTGAAGCCGGTCCATCGCCGCATCCTGTTCGCCGCGAACGAGGGCGGCTACGTCGCCGGGCGCCCCTACCGCAAATCCGCGCTCGTGGTGGGTGACGTGATGGGTAAGTATCACCCCCACGGCGACAGCGCGATCTACGATGCGCTCGCGCGCATGGTGCAGCCGTGGTCCATGCGCGTCCCGCTGGTCGATGGCCAGGGCAATTTCGGCAGCATGGATCCCGATCCCCCGGCGGCCATGCGCTATACCGAAAGCCGCCTGGCGCGGGTTGCGAATTCGCTGCTCGACGATCTCGACAAGGACACGGTCGACTTCGTCGACAATTACGACGGATCGCGGCAGGAACCCTCGGTCCTCCCGGCGCGCTTCCCGAACCTGCTGGTCAACGGGGCCGGCGGTATCGCCGTGGGCATGGCGACCAACATTCCGCCGCACAATCTGGGCGAGGTGATCGACGCCTGCTTCGCCTACATGGACGACCCGGGCGTGACGGCGGAGCAGCTGCACGAGATCGTGCCGGGGCCCGACTTTCCGACCGCCCCGCTCATCCTGGGACAGTCGGGCGCGAAGGCCGCCTACACCACTGGGCGCGGGTCCATCCTGATGCGCAGCCGGCACGAGATCGAGCGCGGCAAGGGCGACCGGGAGAGCATCGTGCTCACCTCCATCCCCTACCAGGTGGGAAAGGCCGGCCTGGTCGAGAAGATAGCCGATGCCGCCAAGGAACGGCGGATCGAGGGCATTTCGGACATCCGCGACGAATCGAGCCGCGCCGGCGTGCGCGTGGTGATCGACCTGAAGCGCGACGCCACGGCCGAAGTCGTGCTCAACCAGCTGTGGCGGCACACGCCCGCGCAATCGAGCTTCCCCGCCAACATGCTCGCCATTCGCGGCGGCCGGCCCGAGACGCTGGACCTGCGCGACTTCATCTCCAGCTTCATCGCGTTTCGCGAACAGGTCATCACCCGGCGCACCAAGTACGAACTGAACAAGGCGCGCGACCGGGCGCATGTATTGCTGGGCCTCGTCGTTGCCGTATCCAACCTGGACGAGGTCGTGGCGATGATCCGCGGTTCGTCCAATCCCGCCATCGCGCGCGAGAAGCTGATGGCGAAGGAATGGCCCATCGGCGACATCGCCCAGTACATCCGCCTGGTCGAAGCGATCGAGCCGACGGCGGACGAGGAAAGCGGCACCTACCAATTGAGCGAACGGCAGGTGAAGGCCATTCTCGACCTGCGCCTTCACCGTCTTACCGCGCTGGGCCGCGACGAGATCGGCGGCGAGCTGGAAGAGCTGGCCGAACGCATCCAGTACTACCTCTCGATTCTCGCCGACCGGGCGAAGCTCTACGGCGTCATGCGCGACGAATTGCAGGAGGTGCGCGATCAGTTCGCCACGCCGCGCCTGTCCGAGATCGCGCCGGCGTGGGACGGGCTGGAGGACGAGGATCTGATCGAGCGCGACGACATGGTCGTGACGGTCACGCTCGATGGCTACATCAAGCGCACCCCGCTCTCCACCTTCCGCGCCCAGAACCGCGGCGGCAAGGGGCGTGCCGGCATGAGCACGAAGGACGAGGATGCGGTGTCGAACATGTTCGTCACCAGCACGCACAATCCCGTGCTGTTCTTCTCCACCGCGGGCAAGGTCTACCGCCTGAAAGTCTGGAGGCTTCCCGAGGGTGCGGCGAACACGCGCGGGCGACCGATCGTGAACCTGCTGCCCTCGCTCGAGAAGGACGAGAGCATTGCCGCCGTACTGCCCTTGCCGGAAGACGAGGCGGCATGGGGTTCGCTCAACGTCGTCTTCGCGACCGCGCTCGGCAATGTGCGACGAAATTCGATGGATGCGTTCACCAACATTCCCTCCAACGGCAAGTTCGCCATGCGCTTCGACGAGGACAGCAAGGATCGCCTGATCGGCGTGAAGCTGCTGGAATCGGGCGACGACGTGCTGCTCGCCACCCGCATGGGCAAGGCCATCCGCTTCGCTGGCGAGGACGTGCGCGAATTCGTCAGCCGCACGTCTACCGGCGTGCGCGGAATGAAGTTCAAGGAGGCGGGCGACGAGGTCGTGTCACTGTCGATCCTGAAGGGCGGTAGCGCCACCCCCGACGAGCGCGACGCCTATCTACGCGTCGCCCCCTGGAAGGCGGACGACGACGCGGTTCCGCTGTCGGACGATCACCGGGCGATGGCCGAAGAGGAAGAGTTCATTCTCACGGTCTGCGCCAATGGCTACGGCAAGCTGTCGAGCGCCTACGAATATCGCAGAGCCGGGCGCGGCGGCATGGGCATAACCAATATCGACAACATCGCCCGCAACGGACCCGTCGTGGCCAGCTTCACGGCGACCAAGGCTGACCAGCTCATGCTCGTCACCGATCAGGCCAAGCTCATTCGCATCGGTCTCGATTCGTTGCGGGTCATCGGTCGCGGCAGCGCCGGCGTGCGTCTCTTCAACGTCGGCAGGAACGAGCATGTCGTCTCGGTCGTGCGCATCGACGAGGACGAGACGCCGGAGAACGAGGCGGAGGAAGCCGTCGCCGAGGAAATGGCCGCGCGGCGCGGCGGAGACGATGTCACGAGCCCGGACACCACCGCCCACTCGGACGGCAATATCGAAGGCGAGCCGGACTCCGGTTAA
- a CDS encoding PEP-CTERM sorting domain-containing protein (PEP-CTERM proteins occur, often in large numbers, in the proteomes of bacteria that also encode an exosortase, a predicted intramembrane cysteine proteinase. The presence of a PEP-CTERM domain at a protein's C-terminus predicts cleavage within the sorting domain, followed by covalent anchoring to some some component of the (usually Gram-negative) cell surface. Many PEP-CTERM proteins exhibit an unusual sequence composition that includes large numbers of potential glycosylation sites. Expression of one such protein has been shown restore the ability of a bacterium to form floc, a type of biofilm.): MKTRSAAIAISFVALSLAAPAHATWGWGWGSGGWGHTHYSGCGHTGSSTSTGSTSSTSGGSTTGSSTSSTSSTTTGGSTGGTQVPEPGGLGLMAAALLGLGLARRRRQQLTA; this comes from the coding sequence ATGAAGACCAGGTCCGCCGCCATCGCCATCTCGTTCGTCGCCCTGTCTCTGGCAGCGCCGGCCCATGCCACCTGGGGATGGGGATGGGGCTCGGGCGGCTGGGGCCACACGCATTACAGCGGTTGCGGGCATACCGGCTCTTCGACCTCGACCGGATCGACCAGCAGCACCTCTGGCGGATCGACCACCGGCAGCTCCACCAGCTCCACGAGTTCGACGACAACGGGCGGATCGACCGGCGGAACGCAGGTGCCCGAGCCTGGCGGGCTGGGCCTGATGGCGGCGGCCCTTCTCGGCCTCGGCCTGGCGCGCCGCCGCCGGCAGCAATTGACCGCCTGA
- the ychF gene encoding redox-regulated ATPase YchF yields MGFRCGIVGLPNVGKSTLFNALTETQAAQAANYPFCTIEPNVGQVAVPDERLEKIAGIAGSAKVVHTQLSFVDIAGLVKGASAGEGLGNQFLGNIREVDAIVHVLRCFEDDDIQHVSNTVDPIADAEVVETELMLADLESLEKRVPNAQKRATGGDKEAKIMASVLGQALDLLRDGKPARLTEPQDDEEARIFAQAQLLTAKPVLYVCNVGEDEAASGNAMSEKVFAKADAEGAEAVVVSAAIEAELVGMEPEERREYLSELGLEETGLARVIRAGYQLLGLKTFFTAGPKEARAWTCPQDARAPQAAGEIHTDFEKGFIRAETIAFDDYVELGGESAAREAGKLRQEGKDYLVKDGDVMLFKFNV; encoded by the coding sequence ATGGGATTCCGCTGCGGGATCGTGGGCTTGCCCAATGTCGGCAAGTCGACCCTTTTCAACGCCCTTACCGAAACGCAGGCCGCGCAGGCTGCCAACTATCCGTTCTGCACGATCGAGCCGAATGTCGGCCAGGTCGCCGTGCCCGACGAACGGCTGGAGAAGATCGCCGGTATCGCCGGCAGCGCGAAGGTCGTCCACACGCAGCTTTCGTTCGTCGACATCGCCGGTCTGGTAAAGGGCGCGAGCGCGGGCGAGGGTCTTGGCAACCAGTTCCTCGGCAATATCCGCGAGGTCGACGCCATCGTTCACGTCCTGCGTTGTTTCGAGGACGACGATATCCAGCATGTCTCCAACACCGTCGACCCGATCGCCGATGCCGAGGTGGTGGAGACCGAACTGATGCTCGCCGATCTGGAAAGCCTGGAAAAGCGCGTTCCCAATGCGCAGAAGCGCGCGACGGGCGGGGACAAGGAAGCGAAGATCATGGCCAGCGTGCTCGGCCAGGCGCTGGACCTGCTGCGCGACGGCAAGCCCGCCCGCCTGACCGAACCGCAGGATGACGAGGAAGCGCGCATCTTCGCACAGGCACAGCTGCTGACCGCCAAGCCTGTCCTGTACGTCTGCAACGTCGGCGAGGACGAGGCGGCGAGCGGCAATGCCATGAGCGAGAAGGTCTTTGCCAAAGCCGATGCAGAGGGGGCGGAGGCGGTGGTCGTGTCCGCCGCGATCGAAGCCGAACTGGTCGGCATGGAGCCGGAGGAGCGGCGCGAGTATCTTAGCGAGCTGGGTCTGGAGGAAACCGGCCTGGCCCGGGTCATCCGCGCCGGATACCAGCTGCTCGGGCTCAAGACATTCTTCACCGCCGGCCCCAAGGAAGCGCGCGCCTGGACCTGCCCGCAGGACGCCAGGGCCCCGCAGGCGGCGGGCGAAATCCATACCGATTTCGAAAAGGGTTTCATCCGCGCCGAGACCATCGCCTTCGATGATTACGTCGAACTGGGGGGCGAGAGCGCCGCGCGCGAAGCGGGAAAATTGCGGCAGGAAGGCAAGGACTATCTGGTGAAGGATGGCGACGTCATGCTGTTCAAGTTCAATGTCTAG
- a CDS encoding DUF2167 domain-containing protein produces the protein MTFCLAMLSATGSPASARPVEPPPEVARLLERLDPRSGGIAITQAHASLDLGEDYIFYGPQDARSILIGLWGNHPDEANSALGLVMPAGTTPLSDSWGAVVTFEQSGWVSNADAREVDPEAVLDAMRQTSADLNARRRAAGNAGVEIVGWVAQPRYDSVDHSVVWARELDFDDADVNTLNYEIRALGRRGVLSLNVVSAMPRLAEIREAADALAGRAAFDPGYRYADYDSATDVAAGYGIAGLVAGGAGLAVAKNAGAFALLVKVAKPLIVAALILAGLFFGPLRRLIGRRRVAGQT, from the coding sequence GTGACCTTCTGCTTGGCCATGCTGTCTGCCACCGGGTCGCCCGCATCCGCGCGGCCGGTCGAGCCCCCGCCCGAGGTCGCACGCCTGCTCGAAAGGCTCGATCCGCGCAGCGGGGGGATCGCGATTACGCAGGCTCACGCTTCGCTCGACCTGGGCGAGGACTACATCTTCTACGGTCCGCAGGATGCGCGGTCGATCCTGATCGGTCTGTGGGGCAATCACCCGGACGAGGCGAATAGCGCACTCGGGCTGGTGATGCCCGCCGGTACCACTCCGCTGTCGGACAGCTGGGGCGCCGTGGTTACGTTCGAGCAGAGTGGATGGGTGTCCAACGCCGATGCGCGAGAGGTCGATCCCGAGGCGGTGCTCGATGCCATGCGTCAGACCAGCGCCGACCTCAACGCCCGCCGCCGCGCCGCGGGCAATGCGGGGGTCGAGATCGTCGGGTGGGTGGCGCAGCCGCGTTACGACAGCGTCGATCACTCGGTCGTCTGGGCGCGCGAACTCGATTTCGACGATGCCGACGTCAACACGCTGAACTACGAGATCCGCGCGCTCGGGCGGCGGGGCGTGCTCAGCCTGAACGTCGTGTCAGCGATGCCCCGCCTTGCCGAGATACGCGAGGCGGCCGACGCGCTCGCTGGTCGCGCCGCTTTCGATCCGGGCTACCGCTATGCCGATTACGACAGCGCGACGGACGTGGCCGCCGGATACGGCATCGCCGGTCTCGTCGCGGGCGGGGCGGGGCTGGCCGTGGCCAAGAACGCTGGCGCATTTGCCTTGCTGGTGAAGGTCGCCAAGCCGCTGATCGTCGCGGCACTCATCTTGGCCGGACTGTTCTTCGGACCGCTCCGCCGCCTGATCGGCCGGCGGAGGGTCGCGGGGCAGACCTAG
- a CDS encoding tetratricopeptide repeat protein: MPARTLWSVAFAAALAACSAAQDNHLAAAQDAYAKQDYITAGQQAQAALGDDARNVPALALLARAQIAMGRGEAALATLGRLDRTGERPDDAALLAAEGHLQTGDTAATERLLRGQDSADSWRLRALAADMQGEEAAARIAFAQGRQAWGDRSRLHAAEASWYLARGDADGARPAVRRAQAEAPDRIETLYVTGRLAQLDGEHDLASRAFLAILDIAPLDRPALLGAIAELGALGRMDLLRPLVLRGAEAYPRDAEFLFLAARLKAEAGDWAGVRTLFQRNENLIADHPDSRALYAKALLEAGQPEQARAQIVPVWRQHPDNPLIARIYAEVLIETGQAAQAREVVAPLAVRADAPEAIRRLAARLAAR; encoded by the coding sequence ATGCCTGCCCGCACCCTGTGGTCCGTCGCCTTCGCCGCCGCCCTGGCCGCCTGTTCGGCGGCGCAGGACAATCACCTGGCCGCAGCGCAGGATGCCTACGCGAAACAGGATTACATAACCGCCGGACAGCAGGCGCAGGCTGCGCTGGGAGATGATGCCCGCAACGTCCCGGCTCTCGCCCTGCTTGCCCGGGCGCAGATCGCGATGGGGCGGGGCGAGGCGGCGCTGGCGACGCTGGGGCGCCTCGACAGGACCGGCGAGCGTCCGGACGACGCGGCGCTGCTCGCCGCCGAAGGGCACCTTCAGACTGGCGATACCGCCGCAACCGAGCGGCTGCTGCGCGGTCAGGACAGCGCGGACAGCTGGCGTCTTCGCGCGCTGGCGGCGGACATGCAGGGCGAGGAGGCAGCGGCCCGGATTGCCTTCGCACAAGGCCGGCAGGCCTGGGGGGACCGGTCGCGTCTCCACGCGGCGGAAGCCTCCTGGTATCTCGCCCGCGGCGATGCGGACGGGGCGCGACCGGCGGTGCGCCGGGCGCAGGCCGAAGCGCCGGACCGGATCGAGACGCTTTACGTGACCGGCCGCCTCGCGCAGCTGGATGGAGAGCATGACCTGGCCTCGCGCGCCTTTCTGGCGATCCTCGACATTGCCCCTCTTGATCGGCCCGCGCTGCTCGGCGCGATCGCCGAACTGGGCGCGCTGGGGCGGATGGATCTGCTCCGCCCGCTCGTTCTGCGGGGGGCGGAGGCCTATCCGCGCGACGCCGAATTCCTGTTTCTGGCCGCGCGGCTGAAGGCCGAAGCCGGCGACTGGGCGGGGGTGCGAACGCTGTTTCAGCGCAACGAAAACCTGATCGCCGATCATCCCGATTCGCGCGCGCTCTACGCCAAGGCGCTGCTCGAAGCGGGCCAGCCCGAGCAGGCCCGCGCCCAGATCGTGCCGGTCTGGCGCCAGCATCCCGACAACCCGCTGATCGCGCGCATCTATGCGGAGGTGCTGATCGAGACAGGGCAGGCCGCGCAGGCGCGGGAGGTCGTGGCGCCGCTGGCGGTGCGTGCCGACGCGCCCGAGGCGATCAGGCGCCTCGCCGCCCGGCTGGCGGCGCGCTGA
- a CDS encoding tetratricopeptide repeat protein — MNRANHPTRRHSVRGPVARLAMAAALAGGAALGSLALSAPAQAQDQQQEERQREFTPAFVEVYQPVAAMLEGEAANPEGARAQIGSVEAAAQSPDDRYAAGNLILSIGNKLNDPALQRRGLEMMLATNTVPASELARFNFFVGQLAYNAGDYAAARSAVEAAMAANYTDNDNDPGNDPEYIIIQSYVAEDNPTAAVDYTVQAAQRRLDAGQPVPERWLLRALQTTYDSELAPQAVDVSDLLLKTHPTEQNWKNAIQVVNALTEFPEDQRVDLYRLMQAAGVLDERTTMIRFIEDLDPRIMANEVGDILALGLQNGQFSATDSYYTEVKPIVDERAPLDRREIDTTIAQARSGDSLDAMNAGDVLYSLDDYARAAEMYQLAIEKGADADTARTRLGIAQTMQGDYAAAQTTFGQVDGQREPIARLWAIYAAQQAG; from the coding sequence ATGAACCGCGCTAACCATCCCACTCGCCGCCATTCCGTTCGCGGTCCCGTCGCCCGGCTGGCGATGGCCGCGGCGCTGGCGGGCGGCGCTGCGCTGGGATCGCTCGCGCTGAGCGCGCCTGCCCAGGCCCAGGACCAGCAGCAAGAGGAACGGCAGCGCGAATTCACGCCCGCCTTCGTCGAGGTCTACCAGCCCGTCGCCGCCATGCTGGAAGGCGAGGCCGCCAATCCCGAAGGCGCGCGGGCGCAGATCGGATCGGTCGAGGCTGCCGCCCAGTCGCCCGACGATCGCTACGCGGCCGGCAATCTCATCCTGTCGATCGGCAACAAGCTGAACGATCCCGCCCTCCAGCGCCGCGGGCTGGAAATGATGCTGGCGACCAACACGGTTCCGGCCAGCGAACTCGCCCGCTTCAATTTCTTCGTCGGCCAGCTTGCCTACAACGCGGGTGATTACGCCGCGGCGCGTTCTGCCGTGGAGGCGGCGATGGCGGCCAATTACACGGACAATGACAATGATCCGGGTAACGATCCGGAATACATCATCATCCAGTCCTACGTGGCCGAGGACAATCCCACCGCGGCCGTGGACTATACCGTCCAGGCGGCGCAGCGCCGGCTGGACGCCGGTCAGCCGGTGCCCGAACGCTGGCTCCTGCGTGCGTTGCAGACCACCTATGACAGCGAACTCGCGCCGCAGGCAGTCGACGTTTCGGATCTGCTGCTCAAGACCCACCCGACGGAGCAGAACTGGAAGAACGCCATCCAGGTCGTCAATGCGCTGACCGAATTTCCGGAAGATCAGAGAGTCGATCTGTATCGCCTGATGCAGGCCGCCGGCGTGCTCGACGAACGGACCACCATGATCCGTTTCATCGAGGATCTCGATCCGCGCATCATGGCGAACGAGGTCGGGGACATCCTCGCGCTCGGCCTCCAGAACGGCCAGTTCAGCGCGACCGACAGCTATTACACCGAGGTCAAGCCCATCGTCGACGAGCGTGCGCCCCTCGACCGGCGCGAGATCGACACGACGATCGCGCAGGCCCGTTCTGGCGATTCGCTCGATGCGATGAACGCGGGCGACGTGCTCTATTCGCTCGATGACTACGCGCGGGCCGCCGAGATGTACCAGCTGGCGATCGAGAAGGGTGCGGACGCCGATACTGCCCGTACCCGCCTCGGCATCGCCCAGACCATGCAGGGCGACTATGCCGCGGCGCAGACGACCTTTGGTCAGGTCGATGGTCAGCGCGAGCCGATCGCTCGGCTGTGGGCCATCTACGCCGCGCAGCAGGCCGGCTGA
- a CDS encoding lysoplasmalogenase family protein — MPKRALAQKRPFLLLSVAAALAFYYLRASDVPELWLIPLKGSAVGLLAVYAYMRHSSPDAHLLAWAMAAAALGDMGIMFDRTIGALLFFAFHVLALGVFLRNRRPALTKTQSWVVGLTLILTPAIAYFFPYDRTMALPTAFYALALGAMASGAWASSFPRYRVGAGAMLFLLSDMLLFAEMGPLSGSDVPQYLVWPIYYLGQFLICIGVITTLRKRDPELRVVQGGRETAH, encoded by the coding sequence ATGCCCAAGCGCGCACTCGCTCAGAAACGCCCCTTCCTGCTGCTCAGCGTCGCGGCGGCGCTGGCCTTCTACTACCTGCGGGCGAGCGACGTCCCCGAACTGTGGCTCATCCCGCTGAAGGGCAGCGCGGTCGGATTGCTGGCGGTTTACGCCTACATGCGCCATTCCAGCCCCGACGCGCATCTGCTCGCCTGGGCGATGGCCGCGGCGGCGCTGGGGGACATGGGCATCATGTTCGACCGGACGATCGGCGCCTTGCTGTTCTTCGCCTTTCACGTGCTGGCGCTCGGCGTGTTCCTCAGAAACCGTCGCCCCGCACTGACAAAGACGCAAAGCTGGGTCGTGGGTCTGACGCTGATCCTGACGCCTGCCATCGCCTATTTCTTCCCCTACGACCGCACGATGGCGTTGCCGACCGCATTCTATGCGCTGGCCCTTGGCGCGATGGCATCGGGCGCATGGGCGAGCAGCTTCCCGCGCTACCGGGTGGGGGCGGGGGCGATGCTGTTCCTGCTGTCGGACATGCTGCTGTTCGCCGAAATGGGCCCGCTTTCGGGCAGCGACGTTCCGCAATATCTGGTCTGGCCGATCTATTATCTCGGGCAGTTCCTGATCTGCATCGGGGTGATAACGACGCTGCGCAAGCGCGATCCAGAACTGCGCGTCGTGCAAGGAGGAAGGGAGACGGCTCACTGA